A window of the Nisaea acidiphila genome harbors these coding sequences:
- a CDS encoding (2Fe-2S)-binding protein → MAKMHVKLNVNGTEVEGLAEPRTLLIHFLREQLSLTGPHIGCETSHCGACTVDLNGKSVKSCTVFVAQANGADVTTIEGVANADGTLHALQEAFREHHGLQCGFCTPGMITRAYRLLQENPDPSETEIRYGISGNLCRCTGYQNIVKAIRAAADELNATREAAQ, encoded by the coding sequence ATGGCAAAGATGCATGTCAAACTGAACGTGAACGGCACCGAGGTCGAAGGCCTCGCCGAGCCGCGTACCTTGTTGATCCATTTCCTGCGCGAGCAGCTCAGCCTGACCGGGCCGCATATCGGCTGCGAGACCAGCCATTGCGGAGCCTGCACCGTCGATCTCAACGGAAAATCCGTGAAGTCCTGCACCGTATTTGTCGCCCAGGCGAACGGTGCCGATGTGACGACGATCGAGGGAGTCGCGAATGCCGACGGCACCCTGCATGCCCTGCAGGAGGCCTTCCGCGAGCATCACGGACTGCAATGCGGCTTCTGCACGCCGGGCATGATCACGCGCGCCTACCGGCTGCTGCAGGAGAATCCCGATCCGAGCGAAACGGAAATCCGCTACGGCATCTCCGGCAATCTCTGTCGCTGCACCGGTTACCAGAACATCGTCAAGGCCATCCGAGCCGCGGCGGACGAGTTGAACGCGACCAGGGAGGCAGCCCAATGA
- a CDS encoding FAD binding domain-containing protein, translated as MIPGSFEYHRPESVDGAVALLNEHGDEARLLAGGHSLIPMMKLRMAVPSHIVDLQAIESLHGISEEGGEIVIGALTTQHEVLASALLAEKCPILLEAAALIADPQVRYCGTIGGNVANGDPGNDMPAIMQALGARYRAVGPNGSRDIAARDYYEAAYFTALEENEVLTQIRIPTPAPGHGSAYEKQKRKIGDYATAAAAVILTLDGGRCTSASIALTNVADTPLFAEAAAEALVGSDLGQAAVDTAVKQAEAITEPTSDGRGPADFRTHVAGVMVRRAIARAQKNAG; from the coding sequence ATGATCCCAGGATCATTCGAATATCATCGCCCGGAATCCGTCGACGGTGCCGTCGCCCTGCTGAACGAGCACGGCGATGAAGCACGTCTGCTCGCGGGCGGGCACAGCCTGATACCGATGATGAAGCTGCGTATGGCGGTGCCGTCGCACATTGTCGACCTGCAAGCCATCGAAAGCCTGCACGGCATCTCGGAAGAGGGCGGCGAGATCGTCATCGGCGCGCTGACCACGCAGCATGAGGTGCTGGCCTCGGCCCTGCTCGCGGAGAAATGCCCGATCCTCCTTGAGGCGGCCGCTCTGATCGCCGATCCGCAAGTGCGTTATTGCGGGACGATCGGCGGAAATGTCGCGAACGGGGATCCGGGCAACGACATGCCGGCGATCATGCAGGCTCTCGGGGCGCGCTACCGGGCGGTCGGTCCGAACGGCAGCCGCGACATCGCGGCGCGCGACTATTACGAGGCGGCCTATTTTACGGCCCTCGAGGAAAACGAGGTGCTGACCCAGATCCGTATCCCGACGCCGGCCCCGGGGCACGGTTCCGCCTATGAGAAGCAGAAACGCAAGATCGGCGATTACGCGACGGCGGCGGCCGCGGTGATCCTGACCCTGGACGGCGGGCGCTGTACGTCCGCGTCCATCGCGCTGACCAATGTGGCAGACACGCCGCTTTTCGCCGAAGCGGCGGCCGAAGCGCTTGTCGGGAGCGACCTCGGGCAGGCTGCGGTCGACACGGCGGTGAAACAGGCGGAGGCCATCACCGAGCCGACGAGCGACGGTCGGGGGCCGGCCGATTTCCGGACCCATGTCGCCGGGGTCATGGTGCGCCGCGCCATCGCCCGCGCCCAGAAGAACGCCGGTTGA
- a CDS encoding MHYT domain-containing protein, giving the protein MIVSYDPLLVVASVAVAAMASFTGLRLLTGLRYVDGRTRKAQLAKAAMAIGGGIWSMHFVGMLALRLPVPVAYDLLFTLGSVLIAILITGAGLALMHMGVRSIAKTVAAGTLIGCGIVAMHYVGMQALQGSCIVEFSPLGFVLPTVIAILSSTCALALAYKKRTLVQLSLGAVVLGVTISSMHYSAMAFTAFSRVEMALPVEGPVLPDTYLALVVAVAAFLVCGLFLLSALPMEDPRPLREDPAPGPLPEATASVAGTVPAGERTAPEVRHVAAAPNGRIRIPYERNNTTFFLAPQEIRSIRADGHYTEIYDGAAHVFCPWSLSKLEGVLKGTPFLRTHRSFLLNMEHATGFERQKDKAFVLVAGQSREAVPVSRSHMGDVRKALGL; this is encoded by the coding sequence ATGATCGTTTCTTACGATCCGCTTCTGGTTGTGGCGTCCGTGGCGGTGGCCGCGATGGCGTCCTTTACCGGTCTCCGGCTGCTGACGGGGTTGCGCTATGTAGACGGTCGCACCCGCAAGGCGCAGCTCGCGAAAGCGGCGATGGCAATCGGAGGCGGGATCTGGTCGATGCATTTCGTTGGCATGCTGGCGCTGCGCCTGCCGGTGCCCGTCGCCTACGATCTGCTCTTCACGCTGGGCTCCGTATTGATCGCGATCCTCATCACGGGGGCCGGTCTCGCGCTCATGCATATGGGCGTGCGTTCGATCGCGAAGACTGTCGCAGCGGGCACGCTGATCGGCTGCGGTATCGTTGCGATGCATTATGTGGGCATGCAGGCCCTGCAGGGCAGTTGCATCGTCGAGTTCAGCCCGCTCGGTTTTGTGTTGCCGACCGTGATTGCCATCCTGTCCTCGACCTGCGCGCTGGCGCTCGCCTACAAGAAGCGGACATTGGTCCAGCTCAGTCTCGGGGCGGTGGTGCTGGGAGTCACGATATCATCGATGCACTATTCGGCGATGGCGTTCACTGCCTTCAGCCGTGTCGAGATGGCTCTTCCCGTTGAAGGGCCGGTGCTCCCCGACACCTATCTGGCGCTGGTCGTCGCGGTTGCCGCCTTCTTGGTCTGCGGCCTGTTCCTGCTCTCCGCCCTGCCGATGGAAGATCCGCGCCCGCTCCGCGAGGATCCGGCTCCGGGGCCGCTTCCGGAAGCGACCGCGTCCGTCGCTGGAACGGTTCCCGCCGGCGAGCGAACCGCCCCGGAGGTCCGGCACGTTGCCGCCGCACCGAATGGCCGGATCCGTATTCCCTATGAGCGCAACAACACGACCTTTTTCCTGGCTCCGCAGGAGATTCGCTCCATCAGGGCAGACGGCCACTATACGGAGATCTACGACGGTGCTGCGCATGTCTTCTGTCCCTGGTCGCTTTCCAAGCTGGAAGGGGTTCTGAAAGGCACCCCCTTTCTCCGCACCCACCGCAGCTTCCTGCTCAATATGGAACATGCGACCGGATTCGAGCGGCAGAAGGACAAGGCCTTCGTTCTGGTTGCCGGGCAGAGCCGAGAGGCGGTGCCTGTCAGCCGTTCCCACATGGGCGATGTGCGCAAGGCGCTGGGCCTGTAG
- a CDS encoding glutamate synthase-related protein, with protein MSVTKIAAVKEGGTGAAPVEFTNSLGMPLREGLHFVHMTLIGAGIRDRIRLGASGKIISGADIATALALGADWCNAARGFMFAVGCIQARACHTNRCPTGVATQDAARQRGLVVEDKYKRVANFHRNTLHGFAEMLGAMGLDDPSQIRPDTLHIRATDPTSILHHRLKPGHLFEKDCPVAFADPWSLARVDSFRPADMAEA; from the coding sequence TTGAGTGTAACAAAGATCGCAGCGGTTAAGGAAGGCGGCACCGGCGCGGCGCCGGTGGAATTCACCAACAGTCTCGGCATGCCGCTGCGCGAAGGGCTGCATTTCGTCCATATGACGCTTATCGGCGCCGGGATCCGGGACCGGATCCGCCTCGGCGCCAGCGGCAAGATCATCTCCGGCGCCGATATCGCGACCGCTCTGGCTCTGGGCGCCGACTGGTGCAACGCCGCGCGCGGCTTCATGTTCGCCGTCGGCTGTATCCAGGCCCGCGCCTGCCATACCAACCGCTGCCCGACCGGCGTGGCGACCCAGGACGCGGCGCGCCAGCGCGGTCTCGTCGTGGAAGACAAGTACAAGCGGGTCGCCAATTTCCACCGCAACACCCTGCACGGCTTCGCCGAGATGCTCGGCGCCATGGGGCTCGACGATCCGAGCCAGATCCGCCCCGACACGCTGCATATCCGCGCCACAGATCCGACCAGCATCCTGCATCACCGCCTGAAGCCCGGGCATCTCTTCGAAAAGGATTGTCCGGTGGCTTTCGCCGACCCGTGGAGCCTCGCCCGGGTCGACAGTTTCCGCCCCGCCGACATGGCGGAGGCGTGA
- a CDS encoding phytanoyl-CoA dioxygenase family protein has product MQIKLDGALLSQFVVNGFVCFDGVIPPSELEGMEREFDRLVSEGSFLSDQRFENGYCVSVAGAYVQARAQELPQLSAFLSDPSLHQLMTAYFLSFYSQPEQLPAPIFHQQLDLEENVRAGSTSNSDWHFDRSPSLKCAVFFNDIGPNCGPFSVVPKTHFQTRERAHRQLEKNPDPLFVDNYVKFKAAPERTTFVVGPGSVVVFDTFLIHQGGGVTGDGRRKTMRTVTWPPILNHDYLHPARFAPDRSDDMDFETYFPRDRTGQSIKNPQHLYRG; this is encoded by the coding sequence ATGCAAATCAAACTCGACGGCGCATTGCTCTCCCAGTTCGTCGTAAATGGCTTCGTCTGCTTCGATGGAGTAATCCCGCCATCGGAACTCGAAGGAATGGAACGGGAATTCGACCGGCTGGTCTCAGAGGGATCGTTCCTGAGCGATCAACGTTTCGAAAACGGATATTGCGTATCTGTCGCCGGGGCCTACGTCCAAGCCCGAGCGCAAGAACTGCCGCAGTTGAGCGCATTCCTGTCGGATCCGTCCCTGCACCAGCTGATGACGGCATATTTCCTGTCTTTCTACAGCCAGCCGGAACAACTTCCCGCTCCGATCTTCCATCAACAGCTCGATCTGGAAGAAAATGTCCGCGCGGGCTCGACCAGCAACAGTGACTGGCATTTCGACCGGTCTCCGAGCCTCAAATGTGCCGTGTTCTTCAACGATATCGGCCCAAACTGCGGTCCGTTTTCCGTTGTCCCGAAAACGCATTTCCAAACCCGGGAACGCGCCCATCGCCAGCTTGAAAAAAACCCGGATCCTCTCTTCGTCGATAATTACGTGAAATTCAAAGCGGCGCCGGAACGGACAACCTTTGTGGTTGGCCCGGGTTCGGTGGTTGTTTTCGACACCTTTCTGATCCACCAGGGCGGCGGAGTGACAGGGGACGGCCGGCGGAAGACGATGAGAACCGTGACTTGGCCCCCGATCCTCAACCACGACTACCTGCATCCCGCCCGTTTCGCGCCTGACCGGTCGGACGATATGGACTTCGAAACCTACTTCCCGCGCGATCGCACCGGACAGAGCATCAAGAACCCGCAACATCTGTATCGTGGATAG
- a CDS encoding GSCFA domain-containing protein, whose translation MSAETPPEGNAPAPSAELQKAIEFINSGHLDLAQEQLRNIVRTSPDDVRSILLLVEVSDRLKDKDEAAELLDNLLSRAQHNAHLLYRRGLVALGTDPQQLSKANEADHYFEKAIAADPGMVAAHLHRGLALKRQTWQVEGIPHYKRTLLLVPELTVAAYELARSQFLAEDLTASKNNLRRTLVLEPGHPSARKDLEDLEEVLRNARIRQRGIRFPNNLDDMQDARAALRKHILSPSYPKILNSSTKVATFGSCFAANIARTLRSLGVKAGNTTMGEYVNSTFANRHYIDWAVNGADNEVTRGIVDFHAGDLTFSANREDHLKTLAESDIIIMTVGVAPCFFRRDTGELVMPRQSNFNLRALLRDCESRMTTVDENAENIRFIVRQIRKINSEATMVITISPVPLNATFEYDSAIVADCVSKSTLRVSVDQVMRGQFDKLLYWPSFEVVRWLGAYAPGMYGEDDGSTIHISERAIGFIVEAFVEQLSGGELSLVNAGD comes from the coding sequence ATGTCCGCCGAAACGCCGCCTGAAGGGAATGCTCCGGCTCCTTCCGCAGAACTGCAGAAGGCCATCGAATTCATCAACAGCGGTCATTTGGATCTGGCCCAGGAGCAACTGCGGAATATCGTCCGGACGAGCCCGGACGACGTTCGCTCAATTCTGCTGCTGGTAGAGGTTTCGGACCGCCTGAAGGACAAGGACGAGGCCGCCGAACTCCTCGACAATCTGCTATCCCGCGCGCAACACAACGCTCATCTGCTGTATCGTCGGGGATTGGTCGCTCTCGGAACCGATCCGCAACAGCTTTCGAAAGCCAATGAAGCCGATCATTATTTCGAGAAAGCGATCGCCGCAGACCCCGGGATGGTTGCGGCGCACCTGCACCGCGGCCTGGCGCTGAAGAGACAGACTTGGCAGGTCGAAGGTATTCCGCACTACAAGCGCACACTCCTGCTCGTTCCCGAACTCACGGTCGCCGCATACGAACTCGCCCGCTCCCAGTTTCTCGCGGAAGATCTGACCGCGTCGAAAAACAACCTCCGGCGCACACTGGTTCTGGAACCGGGACACCCGTCCGCTCGAAAAGACCTCGAGGACCTGGAAGAGGTTCTGCGCAATGCCCGCATTCGACAACGCGGCATCAGATTTCCAAACAATCTGGATGATATGCAGGATGCCAGGGCCGCTCTCCGGAAGCACATCCTTTCGCCCTCCTATCCGAAGATCCTCAACAGCTCGACGAAAGTCGCAACATTCGGCTCTTGCTTCGCCGCAAATATTGCGCGGACGCTGCGTAGCCTTGGCGTCAAGGCGGGCAATACGACAATGGGCGAGTATGTGAATTCCACCTTCGCCAATCGCCACTACATCGATTGGGCCGTGAACGGGGCGGACAACGAGGTGACGCGCGGCATCGTCGACTTCCATGCCGGAGACCTAACGTTTTCTGCAAACAGGGAGGATCACCTCAAGACACTGGCCGAGAGCGACATCATCATCATGACCGTCGGTGTCGCCCCTTGTTTCTTCCGCCGCGACACGGGCGAACTGGTGATGCCGCGACAGTCGAACTTCAATCTCCGGGCGCTGCTCCGCGATTGCGAGTCCCGGATGACGACGGTCGACGAAAACGCCGAGAATATTCGTTTCATCGTCAGGCAGATCAGAAAGATTAATTCTGAGGCAACAATGGTGATCACGATTTCTCCTGTGCCCCTGAACGCAACATTCGAATACGACTCGGCCATTGTCGCAGATTGCGTCTCCAAATCGACGCTACGCGTGTCCGTGGACCAGGTCATGCGCGGTCAATTCGATAAACTGCTCTACTGGCCGTCGTTCGAGGTCGTTCGTTGGCTTGGCGCATATGCCCCGGGCATGTACGGGGAGGATGACGGATCCACAATCCACATTTCAGAGCGAGCGATCGGATTCATCGTTGAAGCCTTCGTCGAACAATTGAGCGGCGGTGAGCTTTCACTGGTGAATGCCGGCGACTGA
- a CDS encoding amidase yields MHGLSDYDDFDATGLADGVAKGRFSPDELLSAALERVDALNPALNAVTQVQADRARANIAAGLPDGPLSGVPFLLKDLGAEAVGFPGNNGSRLLRNTAYSFNSNLVERLIAAGLVIFGRTTSPEGGIGCATEAAVYGGPTRNPWNPAHTPGGSSGGSGAAVAAGIVPAAHGSDGGGSVRIPASSCGLFGFKPTRARLPDGPASGEGWGGMAIEGFLTRSVRDSALLLDIGSGSDLGAPYVAPPLEAGFRAAMDNPAKGLRVALCTTTFDGDAVHPECAAAAETAAKLLEDMGHHVEIARPEADNQGMMRAWTKIVACGTALGVRSKLARLGRDLGPDDLEPVSRSAVEYAAEISGADYLEALEEVHDYGRQMARFLDRYDLLVSPTLAEPPAKVGRFSHNRQSYLDYRLGPDGVFAYSPYTACFNASGQPAASLPLAWSSEGLPIGVHLAAAFGADELLMSVCAELERAAPWFKKRPAMAKEVRK; encoded by the coding sequence ATGCACGGCCTTTCGGACTACGACGACTTCGATGCAACCGGACTGGCCGATGGTGTTGCGAAGGGCAGGTTCAGCCCGGACGAGCTGCTCTCCGCCGCTCTGGAACGGGTGGACGCGCTCAATCCCGCGCTCAATGCCGTGACTCAGGTGCAGGCCGATCGCGCCCGTGCGAACATCGCGGCGGGTCTGCCGGACGGACCGCTCAGCGGTGTGCCCTTCTTGTTGAAGGATCTCGGTGCCGAGGCTGTCGGCTTCCCCGGGAACAACGGCTCGCGGCTGCTTCGAAACACCGCCTATTCCTTCAATTCGAACCTGGTCGAGCGCCTGATCGCCGCGGGCCTGGTGATCTTCGGTCGCACGACCTCTCCCGAAGGCGGTATCGGCTGCGCCACCGAGGCCGCCGTCTATGGCGGCCCGACGCGCAATCCGTGGAACCCGGCCCATACGCCGGGAGGATCTTCCGGCGGGTCCGGCGCCGCGGTCGCGGCCGGCATCGTGCCCGCCGCCCATGGCTCGGACGGCGGCGGATCGGTCCGCATCCCGGCCTCGAGCTGCGGCCTGTTCGGCTTCAAACCGACCCGTGCCCGGCTGCCCGACGGTCCCGCCTCCGGCGAGGGCTGGGGCGGCATGGCAATCGAGGGCTTCCTCACCCGATCCGTACGCGACAGCGCGTTGCTGCTGGATATCGGCTCCGGTTCCGATCTCGGCGCACCTTATGTCGCGCCGCCGCTCGAAGCCGGTTTCCGCGCCGCGATGGATAACCCTGCCAAGGGATTGCGGGTGGCACTCTGCACAACGACCTTCGACGGCGATGCGGTACATCCGGAATGCGCGGCGGCGGCCGAGACAGCGGCGAAGCTGCTCGAAGATATGGGCCATCATGTCGAAATCGCCCGGCCGGAGGCCGACAACCAGGGCATGATGCGGGCCTGGACCAAGATCGTCGCCTGCGGCACGGCCCTCGGGGTCCGGAGCAAGCTGGCACGGCTCGGACGGGACCTCGGACCCGACGACCTGGAACCCGTGTCCCGCAGCGCGGTCGAATATGCGGCGGAGATCTCCGGCGCCGATTATCTGGAAGCGCTGGAAGAGGTGCACGATTACGGCCGGCAGATGGCCCGCTTCCTCGACCGCTACGATCTGCTGGTCAGCCCGACGCTGGCGGAACCGCCGGCCAAGGTCGGGCGTTTCTCGCATAACCGGCAGAGCTATCTCGATTACCGCCTCGGTCCGGACGGTGTCTTCGCCTATTCGCCCTATACCGCCTGCTTCAATGCGTCGGGCCAGCCGGCGGCCTCGCTCCCGCTGGCCTGGTCGAGCGAGGGCCTTCCGATCGGCGTCCACCTCGCCGCAGCTTTCGGCGCGGACGAGCTTCTAATGAGCGTCTGCGCGGAACTCGAACGGGCAGCTCCCTGGTTCAAGAAGCGTCCGGCCATGGCAAAGGAAGTCCGGAAATGA
- a CDS encoding ABC transporter ATP-binding protein has protein sequence MSDAAVSAQSITKIFGPTDGGLRALDDVSVDIRANEFFTLLGPSGCGKTTLLRMIAGFETPTYGNIILDGVDITTEPPFKRPVNTVFQSYALFPHLTVAENVGFGLEMRGRQKKEIAGTVEEVLALVRMEQMAGRYPSQLSGGQQQRVALARALAPRPSVLLLDEPLSALDLKLRKQMQIELKRMQLETGITFVFVTHDQEEALTMSDRIAVMSAGRILQIGAPRDIYNAPANRFVADFIGESNFLPATVADAGSVTLGNGNTAPAVMPAGLEAGTRVTVAIRPEQIDVCAEADGLLAGTVAELVYFGTDMHAHLTLGDGETVVARVTARSEAALEKGGRTGIRFAPGALRVVEDDA, from the coding sequence ATGAGCGACGCCGCGGTTTCGGCCCAATCGATCACCAAGATCTTCGGTCCGACCGACGGCGGCCTGCGCGCGCTCGACGACGTTTCGGTCGACATCCGCGCCAACGAGTTCTTCACGCTGCTGGGCCCGTCCGGCTGCGGCAAGACCACCCTGCTCCGGATGATCGCCGGCTTCGAGACGCCGACCTACGGCAACATCATCCTCGACGGCGTGGACATCACGACCGAGCCGCCTTTCAAGCGGCCGGTCAACACCGTGTTCCAGAGTTACGCCCTCTTCCCGCATCTCACCGTGGCCGAGAATGTCGGCTTCGGGCTGGAGATGCGCGGCCGGCAGAAGAAGGAAATCGCCGGCACGGTCGAGGAGGTCTTGGCGCTGGTGCGTATGGAGCAGATGGCCGGGCGTTATCCGTCGCAGCTTTCCGGCGGTCAGCAACAGCGCGTCGCGCTGGCCCGTGCGCTTGCGCCTCGGCCGTCCGTCCTTCTGCTCGACGAGCCGCTCTCCGCCCTCGATCTGAAATTGCGCAAGCAGATGCAGATTGAGCTGAAGCGCATGCAGCTCGAGACCGGCATCACCTTCGTCTTCGTCACCCACGATCAGGAAGAAGCGCTCACCATGTCGGACCGGATCGCGGTGATGAGCGCCGGACGGATCCTGCAGATCGGCGCCCCGCGCGACATCTACAACGCGCCGGCCAACCGTTTCGTGGCGGACTTTATCGGCGAGTCGAATTTTCTGCCGGCGACGGTGGCGGACGCCGGCAGCGTAACGCTCGGCAACGGCAATACCGCGCCAGCGGTAATGCCCGCCGGCCTCGAGGCCGGAACCCGCGTGACGGTCGCGATCCGCCCTGAACAGATCGACGTCTGCGCGGAAGCGGACGGCCTGCTCGCCGGCACCGTCGCGGAGCTGGTCTATTTCGGCACGGACATGCATGCCCATCTCACGCTCGGCGACGGCGAGACCGTCGTTGCCCGGGTGACGGCCCGCTCCGAGGCCGCCCTCGAAAAAGGCGGACGGACCGGCATCCGCTTCGCCCCCGGCGCGCTGCGCGTCGTCGAGGACGATGCATGA
- a CDS encoding ABC transporter permease, protein MSGESASLRSLERDAAARRIRRNWLLSAPALALLLVGASGPLLIVLVYSFLKPGDFSGVIWEPSFNAWFQILFSRDIFDDTVGLADAHLTIFWRSVRLSLSTTLITLLLGLPTAYFIATRSGRQRMFWLFLITIPFWTNLLIRTFAILEMLRNEGIVNNALVDLGLIAEPLQILYTDTAVLIGMSYVYLPLMVLPLYAAIERLDFRLVEAGYDLYANRVQVFRRIILPIIKPGIIAGSILVFVPSLGAYVTPRVLGGGKNMMIGNFIELQFGQGRNWPLGASLSILLLFIVMAALLLYVRVSSREEPHG, encoded by the coding sequence ATGAGCGGCGAGAGCGCCAGCCTCCGGTCCCTCGAGAGGGACGCGGCCGCCCGGCGCATCCGGCGCAACTGGCTGCTGTCCGCGCCGGCGCTCGCACTCCTTCTGGTCGGCGCCTCCGGCCCGCTGCTGATCGTGCTGGTCTATTCCTTCCTGAAGCCCGGCGATTTCAGCGGCGTGATCTGGGAGCCGAGCTTCAATGCCTGGTTCCAGATCCTGTTCTCGCGGGACATTTTCGACGACACGGTCGGCCTCGCCGATGCGCACCTCACGATCTTCTGGCGCTCGGTCCGGCTGTCGCTCTCGACCACGCTGATCACCCTCCTGCTCGGCCTGCCGACCGCCTATTTCATCGCCACCCGCTCCGGCCGCCAGCGCATGTTCTGGCTGTTCCTGATCACCATCCCGTTCTGGACCAACCTGCTGATCCGGACCTTCGCCATCCTCGAGATGCTGCGCAACGAGGGCATCGTGAACAACGCCCTGGTCGACCTCGGGCTGATCGCGGAACCGCTGCAGATCCTCTATACCGACACCGCCGTGCTGATCGGCATGTCCTACGTCTACCTGCCGCTGATGGTGCTGCCGCTCTATGCCGCGATCGAGCGCCTCGACTTCCGCCTCGTCGAGGCCGGTTACGACCTCTATGCGAACCGGGTACAGGTGTTCCGCCGCATCATCCTGCCGATCATCAAGCCGGGCATCATCGCCGGCTCGATCCTGGTCTTCGTCCCCTCGCTCGGCGCCTATGTGACGCCGCGGGTGCTCGGCGGCGGCAAGAACATGATGATCGGGAACTTCATCGAGCTGCAATTCGGCCAGGGCCGGAACTGGCCGCTGGGCGCCTCGCTCTCGATCCTGCTGCTGTTCATCGTGATGGCCGCGCTGCTGCTCTATGTCCGGGTCTCCTCGCGGGAGGAGCCGCATGGCTGA
- a CDS encoding ABC transporter permease → MAERARKSFSVRQLPGVTPITLACFAALYAPIVIIVIYSFNAGDSVALWQGFSFRWYAIAAENELVQEATIRSLVIALWASGISTVLATMAALGTTRTAKFPGSTFIYVMINQPLMVPEIVTAVALLIFFAAIKVATGYSGLAYLILAHSAFCVPFAYLPIRARLEGMDRTLEIAAADLYATPWQTFRRVTLPLVAPGIVAGAMLAFVISLDDVIITEFVKSAGQDTLPTYMLGQLRRAITPEVNAISTALLGLTILLLTAFFLLTGRNNDKKP, encoded by the coding sequence ATGGCTGAGCGCGCGCGGAAGTCCTTCTCCGTCCGGCAGCTGCCGGGAGTGACGCCGATCACCCTGGCCTGCTTCGCCGCGCTCTACGCGCCGATCGTGATCATCGTGATCTATTCCTTCAATGCGGGGGATTCGGTCGCGCTCTGGCAGGGCTTCTCGTTCCGCTGGTACGCCATCGCCGCCGAGAACGAACTGGTGCAGGAAGCGACAATCCGCTCGCTGGTGATCGCGCTCTGGGCCTCCGGAATCTCGACAGTGCTGGCGACCATGGCGGCGCTGGGCACCACGCGGACGGCGAAGTTCCCGGGCAGCACCTTCATCTACGTGATGATCAACCAGCCGCTGATGGTGCCGGAAATCGTCACCGCCGTAGCGCTGCTGATCTTCTTCGCCGCGATCAAGGTGGCGACCGGCTATTCCGGCCTCGCCTATCTGATCCTCGCCCATTCCGCCTTCTGCGTGCCCTTCGCCTACCTGCCGATCCGGGCCCGCCTGGAAGGTATGGACCGCACGCTGGAGATCGCGGCGGCGGACCTCTATGCCACGCCCTGGCAGACCTTCCGCAGGGTGACCCTGCCGCTGGTCGCGCCGGGCATCGTCGCCGGCGCCATGCTCGCCTTCGTGATCTCGCTGGACGACGTCATCATTACCGAGTTCGTGAAATCGGCGGGACAGGATACCCTGCCGACCTACATGCTCGGTCAACTGCGGCGGGCGATCACGCCCGAGGTCAATGCCATCTCCACGGCTTTGCTCGGGCTGACGATTTTGCTGCTCACCGCCTTCTTCCTCCTCACCGGGAGGAACAACGACAAGAAACCCTAA